The following proteins come from a genomic window of Lolium rigidum isolate FL_2022 chromosome 5, APGP_CSIRO_Lrig_0.1, whole genome shotgun sequence:
- the LOC124658000 gene encoding HMG1/2-like protein: MKAKVASRAGGDRLAVKKSKAEKDPNKPKRPPSAFFVFMEGFRKEYKEKNPNNKQVSVVGKAGGEKWKSLTDAEKAPYVTKAEKLKAEYAKKMDAYNNPQEASGDSDKSKSEINDEEDASEGDE; this comes from the exons ATGAAGGCGAAGGTGGCCTCCCGCGCCGGCGGCGACAG GCTCGCGGTGAAGAAGAGCAAGGCCGAGAAGGACCCCAACAAGCCCAAGCGCCCCCCGAGCGCCTTCTTCGTCTTCAT GGAGGGCTTCAGGAAGGAGTACAAGGAGAAGAACCCCAACAACAAGCAGGTCTCCGTG GTTGGCAAGGCCGGTGGTGAGAAGTGGAAGTCCCTGACCGATGCT GAGAAGGCTCCCTACGTCACCAAGGCCGAGAAGCTCAAGGCCGAGTACGCCAAGAAGATGGATGCCTACAACAACCCACAG GAGGCGTCTGGCGACTCTGACAAGTCCAAGTCCGAGatcaacgacgaggaggacgccagCGAG GGCGACGAGTGA